From endosymbiont of Galathealinum brachiosum, one genomic window encodes:
- a CDS encoding ketohexokinase — protein MTNILLNGIATLDIINQLDHYPEEDSEVRALTQTLRIGGNAANSSIVLQQLGVNAHLIASRADDSNAKQVFSQLNERKINTDLCPVHNNSSTPTSYITLNSHNGSRSIIHYRDLTELQASYYIKLNLSQYNWLHFESRDCKQQLKMLQYAQTFKLPISIELEKNRKAIETIIPFADLLLISKPFAESQGFDNAYDCIKHYSQRYSDKTITCTWGKQGAWAYANSSIIHQDAFPLDKTIETLGAGDTFNAGIIYSLIKQKSLSQTLKFACRLAANKCMQSGFDHLIIPADH, from the coding sequence ATGACTAACATTCTTCTCAACGGTATTGCCACACTTGATATTATTAACCAGCTAGATCATTACCCGGAAGAAGATAGTGAAGTCAGGGCACTGACTCAAACGTTACGCATCGGTGGAAATGCTGCTAACAGCTCAATTGTATTACAACAACTCGGAGTAAATGCACACTTAATAGCAAGCCGTGCAGATGACAGCAATGCTAAACAGGTATTTTCACAACTCAATGAACGAAAAATAAATACGGATCTTTGCCCCGTACATAATAATAGCTCAACACCCACTTCCTATATTACTCTAAACTCCCATAACGGCTCACGTAGCATCATCCATTATCGCGATTTAACTGAACTTCAGGCCTCTTATTACATTAAGCTCAACCTATCTCAATATAACTGGTTACACTTTGAGTCACGAGACTGTAAACAACAGCTGAAAATGCTCCAGTACGCTCAGACATTTAAATTACCTATATCTATTGAGCTTGAAAAAAATCGCAAAGCTATTGAAACAATCATACCTTTTGCTGATCTTTTACTTATCTCAAAACCCTTTGCAGAGTCTCAGGGTTTTGACAACGCTTATGATTGTATTAAACATTATTCCCAACGATACAGTGATAAAACAATTACATGCACCTGGGGCAAACAGGGGGCATGGGCATACGCGAACTCATCGATCATACATCAGGACGCTTTTCCACTTGATAAAACGATAGAAACTCTCGGCGCAGGAGATACATTTAACGCCGGCATTATATATTCTCTCATTAAACAAAAAAGCCTTTCACAAACCCTGAAATTTGCCTGTAGACTTGCGGCTAATAAATGTATGCAATCTGGTTTTGATCACCTTATAATCCCAGCTGATCATTAA
- a CDS encoding sulfurtransferase gives MSEKTLMDFVKEAKSQITEVEITEVVALLDDGYQVLDVREPAEYISGTIDGAFNVPRGLIEAASDHQYPGKNQNMQDRDKKWLLLCATSGRSAMAASVMQQMGFKNVKNINGGIAAWKQAEMHVVIPAHH, from the coding sequence ATGAGTGAAAAAACGTTAATGGATTTTGTTAAAGAAGCAAAATCACAAATAACTGAAGTTGAAATAACTGAAGTAGTTGCTTTGTTAGATGATGGTTATCAGGTGCTTGACGTTCGTGAGCCTGCTGAGTATATATCAGGGACTATTGACGGGGCATTCAATGTGCCTCGTGGTTTAATAGAAGCTGCGAGTGATCATCAGTATCCGGGTAAGAACCAGAATATGCAGGATCGCGATAAAAAATGGTTACTTCTGTGTGCAACCTCTGGACGTTCAGCAATGGCAGCATCTGTCATGCAGCAGATGGGTTTTAAAAATGTTAAAAATATTAATGGTGGTATAGCTGCATGGAAACAGGCAGAGATGCATGTCGTTATTCCAGCGCATCACTAA
- a CDS encoding bile acid:sodium symporter has product MKKVFSVFASHLALLTFAGAVIAYIYPPIFLIFKDYFLWFFAATMFSLGLVIEASDLKAEIVQPGRVALGVLSQFSVMPVLVWLVAQYPGFSPAIAIGFIIVGCAPGAMASNVIVYLAGGAVAFSVTLTTVATLMSPVLTPLLVKYLGGAIMPVEFWPLTITIVKTVLLPLLFGLLIQKRLGKHLQTARDIAPGVAALAIIIICSYAVAANQLRIAQMALPVMVGVVAVNLLGYLIGWWLAKLYGFAHLYRITLMIELGMQNAGMGVALALKHFPAESALPGALFAVWCILTAAIASSWLRRRIELNRQLAGESP; this is encoded by the coding sequence ATGAAAAAGGTTTTCAGTGTTTTTGCCAGTCACCTGGCCCTGCTGACATTTGCAGGTGCAGTAATAGCTTATATCTATCCCCCGATATTCCTTATTTTTAAAGACTATTTTTTATGGTTTTTTGCAGCCACTATGTTTTCACTGGGACTGGTTATTGAGGCCTCTGACTTAAAGGCTGAAATAGTGCAGCCCGGGCGCGTCGCTCTAGGTGTATTGAGCCAGTTTAGCGTAATGCCCGTACTGGTCTGGCTGGTGGCTCAATATCCGGGCTTTAGTCCCGCAATTGCAATTGGATTTATAATCGTGGGTTGTGCACCGGGTGCGATGGCCAGTAATGTGATTGTTTATCTGGCAGGCGGTGCAGTGGCATTTTCAGTAACACTGACCACTGTTGCTACATTAATGTCACCTGTATTGACGCCGTTGCTGGTGAAATATCTGGGCGGTGCAATTATGCCGGTGGAATTCTGGCCATTGACAATCACTATTGTTAAAACTGTTTTATTGCCACTCTTATTTGGGCTGTTGATTCAAAAACGTCTGGGCAAACACTTGCAGACGGCCAGAGATATTGCTCCAGGAGTTGCAGCATTAGCTATTATTATCATATGTAGTTATGCAGTAGCGGCAAACCAGTTACGTATCGCACAGATGGCATTACCTGTTATGGTGGGAGTCGTTGCAGTCAATTTACTCGGTTATCTTATTGGCTGGTGGCTGGCAAAGTTATACGGTTTTGCGCATTTATACAGAATTACCCTGATGATAGAGTTAGGAATGCAAAATGCGGGGATGGGGGTGGCATTGGCGCTTAAACACTTTCCCGCTGAATCGGCACTTCCCGGGGCCTTGTTTGCCGTCTGGTGTATATTAACCGCAGCCATTGCAAGCAGCTGGTTACGCAGGCGCATTGAACTAAATAGACAATTGGCTGGTGAATCACCTTAA
- a CDS encoding porphobilinogen synthase, giving the protein MRRMRRDDFSRRLMRENQLSANDFIYPVFVLEGENQREAVPSMPGVERLSIDLLLIEAKECVDLGIPVIALFPVVGTEKKSEDAAEAYNPDGLAQRAVRALKAAQPELGIMTDVALDPFTTHGQDGLIDDTGYVLNDETTEVLCKQAISHAAAGADIVGPSDMMDGRIGEIREALESSGHIYTRILAYSAKYASSFYGPFRDAVGSAGNLKGGNKYTYQMDAANSDEAIREVALDIEEGADMVMVKPGMPYLDIVRRVKDEFGVPTYAYQVSGEYAMLKAAAQNGWLDEKACVLEALMCFKRAGADGILTYFAKDAASWLQNT; this is encoded by the coding sequence ATGCGCCGTATGCGTCGTGATGACTTTAGTCGCCGATTAATGCGTGAAAACCAGCTTAGCGCTAATGATTTTATTTATCCCGTATTTGTATTAGAGGGTGAAAATCAACGTGAAGCCGTGCCGTCTATGCCCGGTGTTGAACGACTCAGCATAGACCTGTTATTAATAGAAGCTAAAGAATGCGTCGATCTGGGCATTCCGGTTATTGCCCTGTTTCCAGTTGTAGGAACAGAAAAAAAATCAGAAGATGCCGCTGAAGCTTATAACCCGGATGGCCTGGCACAACGTGCCGTTCGTGCATTAAAAGCAGCTCAGCCGGAATTAGGTATTATGACTGATGTTGCATTGGATCCATTCACAACACATGGGCAGGATGGCCTCATTGATGATACGGGCTACGTGTTAAATGATGAAACAACTGAAGTATTATGCAAACAGGCAATTTCCCATGCAGCCGCAGGTGCAGATATTGTAGGCCCCTCAGATATGATGGATGGGCGCATTGGTGAAATTCGCGAAGCACTTGAATCAAGTGGACACATCTATACCCGCATTCTTGCCTATTCAGCTAAATATGCATCCAGCTTTTATGGTCCGTTTAGAGATGCTGTCGGTTCCGCAGGAAATTTAAAAGGCGGTAATAAATATACCTATCAAATGGATGCTGCTAACTCAGACGAAGCGATTCGTGAAGTTGCACTGGATATAGAAGAAGGTGCGGATATGGTTATGGTTAAACCGGGTATGCCCTACCTTGATATTGTGCGCCGCGTAAAAGACGAGTTTGGCGTACCAACATATGCTTATCAGGTAAGTGGTGAATACGCTATGTTAAAAGCCGCTGCTCAAAATGGCTGGTTAGATGAAAAGGCCTGTGTACTGGAAGCCCTCATGTGCTTTAAACGCGCTGGTGCAGATGGCATCCTGACTTATTTTGCAAAAGATGCAGCTAGCTGGCTGCAGAACACTTAA
- a CDS encoding (2Fe-2S)-binding protein: MLEQLCHIDEINDPGAKGFNLKQGRKERLLFIIKKEGQIYAYENQCPHAGINLEWQEDDFLDNEKNHIQCSVHGALFNIKNGDCMGGPCNGEGLTSAEVEVDNNGNVMLLA, translated from the coding sequence ATGCTTGAACAATTATGTCATATTGACGAAATAAACGACCCGGGAGCTAAAGGCTTTAATTTAAAACAGGGCCGAAAAGAACGACTTTTATTTATTATAAAAAAAGAAGGGCAAATTTACGCTTACGAAAATCAATGCCCACATGCAGGTATCAATCTTGAGTGGCAGGAAGATGATTTCCTTGATAATGAAAAAAACCATATACAGTGTTCAGTTCACGGTGCATTATTCAATATCAAGAACGGAGACTGCATGGGTGGACCATGTAACGGTGAAGGCCTGACTAGCGCTGAAGTAGAAGTAGATAACAACGGCAATGTAATGTTATTGGCTTAG
- a CDS encoding SirA family protein, with translation MSFDAELDAKGLNCPLPILRAKKAISALNAGQVLKIVATDPGSVKDFEAFCNQTGNELMSSAEVAGAFEFMIKKS, from the coding sequence ATGAGTTTCGACGCTGAATTAGATGCAAAAGGCCTTAACTGCCCACTTCCTATCCTACGCGCAAAGAAAGCAATCTCTGCTTTAAATGCAGGACAGGTACTAAAAATTGTTGCTACTGACCCAGGTTCAGTAAAAGATTTTGAAGCATTCTGCAATCAGACTGGCAATGAATTAATGTCTAGTGCTGAAGTAGCTGGTGCTTTTGAATTCATGATTAAAAAGTCTTAA
- a CDS encoding DUF2914 domain-containing protein, which translates to MKIIASVILSCLMFISISVQSAGISRSVFTTEIKDKEPVSELKQIPSDITRVYFFTEITGLNGHTIIHRWEYNGQVLADVKFQVNGDRWRTWSSKNMLSSWLGKWQVSVLDEGGNVIEQSEFEYVAAETKEQKVPE; encoded by the coding sequence ATGAAAATAATTGCAAGTGTAATATTGTCATGTTTGATGTTTATTTCTATTTCCGTGCAATCAGCTGGAATCTCCCGAAGTGTTTTTACTACTGAAATAAAAGATAAAGAACCTGTTTCTGAGCTGAAACAAATACCGTCTGATATAACACGCGTTTATTTTTTTACAGAAATAACAGGCTTAAATGGACATACTATTATTCATCGTTGGGAGTATAATGGCCAGGTTCTGGCGGATGTTAAATTTCAGGTGAATGGTGACCGTTGGCGCACCTGGTCAAGTAAAAACATGCTATCAAGCTGGCTTGGTAAATGGCAGGTATCTGTGCTGGATGAAGGTGGTAACGTTATTGAGCAAAGTGAATTTGAATATGTTGCAGCAGAAACTAAAGAACAGAAAGTGCCAGAATAA
- a CDS encoding phosphoribulokinase has translation MSEQYPIIAVTGASGAGTTVVQQAFKEIFFRQKINAAFIQGDGFLRYNDVESEKHISRSLADGRHISCYGPDLNDFSKLQDCFSRYSKTGRCDMRFKVTEENQHLYNASVGEFTEWQQSPADADCLFYEGMHGGVVAETWTRRKSENTDAVIRDRRSANTNGVNAAQYVDLLIGVAPAINLEWIQRINHDRRNHNQSAEQVTVNILEQLQDYIHFIVPQFSIADINFQRMPVVDTSNPFDLQPVPTEKESIVVVSFKDPSKYDVDNYLNRIDGSFLSRRRSLVIPGGQMQHALDIICAPLIEALINSNK, from the coding sequence ATGTCAGAGCAATATCCGATTATTGCTGTTACCGGCGCCAGTGGTGCTGGAACAACGGTCGTTCAACAGGCTTTTAAAGAAATATTTTTCAGACAGAAAATTAATGCTGCTTTTATTCAGGGTGACGGTTTTTTACGTTATAACGATGTTGAAAGTGAAAAACATATATCCCGCTCACTCGCAGATGGGAGGCATATCAGTTGTTATGGCCCTGATTTAAACGATTTTTCTAAACTGCAGGATTGTTTTAGTCGTTACTCAAAAACCGGGCGTTGTGATATGCGTTTTAAAGTAACAGAAGAAAATCAGCATCTTTATAATGCATCCGTAGGTGAATTTACTGAATGGCAGCAAAGCCCGGCAGACGCTGATTGTCTCTTTTATGAAGGTATGCATGGTGGTGTGGTTGCAGAAACCTGGACAAGACGAAAGTCAGAGAATACCGATGCGGTCATAAGAGATCGACGTAGTGCAAATACAAATGGCGTGAACGCGGCACAATATGTTGACCTGTTAATAGGAGTGGCACCGGCCATTAATCTTGAGTGGATTCAACGTATAAACCATGATCGGAGAAATCATAATCAATCTGCAGAACAGGTGACGGTGAATATTCTGGAACAGCTTCAGGATTATATTCACTTTATTGTGCCGCAATTTTCTATTGCAGATATCAATTTTCAACGTATGCCAGTAGTGGATACGTCCAATCCGTTTGACTTACAGCCTGTGCCGACAGAAAAAGAAAGTATCGTGGTGGTTAGCTTCAAAGACCCGTCTAAATACGATGTTGATAACTACCTGAATCGTATTGATGGTTCATTTTTATCTAGAAGGAGAAGTCTGGTGATTCCAGGCGGGCAGATGCAGCATGCGCTGGATATTATTTGTGCACCATTAATAGAGGCTTTAATTAATTCTAATAAATAG
- a CDS encoding DNA recombination protein RmuC, translated as MDTKLIVAGLTVLLLLIVLLWWLASQLRLAKAQFQQLIIEKTSEAQQLQLVQISEMQAKLLESTNDLQNKQERRISELSGELSTKLNNSNELLQQGLNKHRESFDARQLDSLKVQQENLTQGMGEVRKQVTEALVNNGNELGKKVDALTRSTDERLKEISGQVDKRLNEGFEKTTATFTDVVKRLAQIDEAQKKITELSGNVVSLQEVLADKRSRGAFGEVQLNSLVRNVMPENSFAFQHTLSNNTRVDCMLFLPEPSGSIGIDSKFPLESFRKMTDIECSEADRTLAEKQFKKDIKKHINDIAGKYIISGETSDGAVMFIPAEAVFAEIHAHHYELVEEAQRARVWLVSPTTLMAVLTTARAVLKDSATRKQVHLIQDHLVALSKDFSRFQTRMDNLSKHIEQANKDVSDVNTSARKISSRFEKIEKVELMDENSEQMLTHHSQNTTEEKT; from the coding sequence ATGGATACGAAATTAATAGTTGCCGGGTTAACAGTTTTATTATTGTTGATAGTTCTGTTGTGGTGGTTAGCGAGTCAGTTACGTCTGGCTAAAGCTCAGTTCCAGCAATTAATTATTGAAAAAACATCTGAAGCTCAACAACTACAACTCGTTCAGATATCAGAAATGCAGGCAAAATTGCTGGAAAGCACTAATGATCTGCAAAACAAGCAGGAAAGAAGGATAAGTGAGTTAAGTGGTGAGTTATCTACAAAGTTAAATAATAGTAATGAGCTATTACAGCAGGGCTTGAATAAACACCGTGAGAGTTTCGATGCAAGGCAACTGGATAGTTTAAAAGTTCAACAGGAAAATTTAACTCAGGGTATGGGGGAAGTTCGAAAGCAGGTAACGGAAGCATTGGTGAATAATGGTAATGAGTTGGGTAAAAAAGTAGATGCTTTAACGCGCTCAACGGATGAGCGCTTAAAAGAAATTTCGGGTCAGGTGGATAAACGTTTGAATGAAGGTTTTGAAAAAACCACGGCAACTTTTACTGATGTTGTAAAACGTCTGGCACAGATAGATGAGGCGCAGAAAAAAATAACTGAGTTATCAGGTAATGTAGTGAGCTTGCAGGAGGTTCTTGCTGATAAAAGATCAAGAGGTGCTTTTGGCGAGGTGCAGTTAAACTCGTTGGTACGTAATGTGATGCCTGAGAATAGCTTTGCGTTTCAGCATACATTGAGTAATAACACCCGTGTCGATTGTATGTTGTTTTTGCCTGAGCCAAGTGGAAGTATCGGTATAGATTCCAAGTTTCCACTTGAATCTTTTAGAAAAATGACAGATATAGAATGTTCTGAAGCTGATAGAACCTTGGCCGAGAAACAGTTTAAGAAAGATATTAAAAAACATATTAATGATATTGCTGGAAAATATATTATAAGTGGAGAAACATCTGATGGAGCGGTTATGTTTATACCTGCTGAAGCAGTGTTTGCAGAAATACATGCACATCATTATGAGTTAGTAGAAGAAGCGCAGCGAGCCAGAGTATGGCTGGTTTCTCCAACTACACTAATGGCGGTGTTAACAACTGCCAGAGCTGTATTGAAAGACTCTGCGACTCGAAAACAGGTACATTTAATACAGGATCATCTGGTCGCTTTATCTAAAGATTTTTCACGTTTCCAGACAAGAATGGATAATCTATCTAAACATATAGAGCAGGCTAATAAGGATGTTAGTGATGTAAATACATCGGCTCGAAAAATAAGCTCACGATTTGAAAAAATTGAAAAAGTAGAATTGATGGATGAAAATTCTGAACAGATGTTAACGCATCATTCACAAAATACGACAGAAGAAAAAACCTAG
- a CDS encoding shikimate dehydrogenase, with amino-acid sequence MTKQTNDCYAVIGNPVSHSKSPFIHTEFAKLTNQLLTYTAELVEIGQVKNFVESFIKNNGKGLNVTVPFKLDAFELATELSDRAQRAGAVNTLTLKDNKILGDTTDGTGLLNDLIKNHNQTIKHKRILVVGAGGAVRGVLEPLLLESPTSLIIANRTVSKAQQLADDFSNFGNISACSFNELDNEQFDLIINGTSASLSGDLPPLPDNIFSNHACAYDMMYAKEPTVFMQWSKQQGAEIILDGLGMLVEQAAESFYIWRGVRPETKEIINRLRDYKP; translated from the coding sequence ATGACAAAACAGACTAATGATTGTTACGCCGTTATCGGCAACCCTGTTTCCCATAGCAAATCTCCTTTTATACACACAGAATTTGCTAAACTAACTAACCAACTACTAACTTATACAGCTGAGTTAGTTGAAATAGGTCAGGTGAAAAATTTTGTAGAGTCATTTATTAAAAACAACGGTAAAGGTTTAAATGTTACCGTACCCTTTAAACTGGATGCTTTTGAATTAGCGACAGAATTAAGTGACCGCGCACAACGTGCTGGCGCCGTAAACACTCTCACACTTAAAGACAATAAAATACTGGGTGATACTACAGACGGCACGGGACTACTTAATGATTTAATTAAAAATCACAATCAAACAATAAAACATAAACGCATACTGGTTGTCGGTGCTGGCGGTGCCGTTCGCGGCGTTTTAGAACCTCTGCTACTTGAGTCACCCACAAGCCTGATTATTGCTAACCGAACAGTTTCAAAAGCACAACAACTGGCAGATGACTTTTCAAATTTTGGAAATATATCAGCCTGCAGCTTTAATGAACTAGATAACGAACAATTTGATTTAATTATTAATGGTACATCCGCCAGTTTAAGCGGTGACCTGCCACCACTTCCAGACAATATTTTTTCTAATCATGCATGCGCATACGACATGATGTATGCAAAAGAGCCGACTGTTTTTATGCAATGGTCAAAGCAACAGGGTGCTGAAATAATTTTAGATGGACTGGGAATGTTAGTTGAACAGGCTGCAGAATCTTTTTATATATGGAGAGGAGTAAGACCTGAGACCAAAGAAATAATTAACAGACTTAGAGATTATAAGCCATAA
- a CDS encoding two-component system response regulator, with protein sequence MVVESVKERILLVEESATLRYILVKALQKQGYELMALETFDAAYDALDSQANVFQAVIIGWPNYDQHKEVDRLIELLEGTEHFEVPALILSHDADIDVLNWMSRRRYTALVPWENYQESVATLQKLLGPETPQEHNHPISSHENPIRILFVDDSVSIRHYYQRLLNRNGYITETANSVDEAFEVALKKPFDLAIIDYFMPDLNGYVLCQKLRDDERTSKIRTAVITGTYLDEVIKDCLQAGAVECMFKNEAEELFLSRIASMSRFIEVQNHIEAERERLAGILESVGEGVYGVDNDGLVTFVNPAALNIIGKLETDSVIGKKAKDAFHYFVKDDVLNHDRLYRAYGNSIELRCWETAFKHESGKPVPVECTVYPLNIHGRQEGSVIAFRDISERKMLEEKLHWQATHDHLTKLCNRRYFEDQLDSEVSRVHSGEDMSALVYLDLDRFKYLNDTAGHDAGDKLLIEISKLLSDKLRAKDTLARLGGDEFAIILKGVDEESAVIVTETFRKVLEKFNFTYGGENYNIYGSFGVAMMDIADMTSGDVLANADIACHIAKRSGRNQSHLYEQSSDEKNVMGSELGWSQRLRDAMDNNKFLLHFQPILDLGLVDLNHLPAEDGAVWKHYTNNKDNQLHYELLLRMQGDNGDLYYPDAFIPTAERFNLMCDVDMWVLNKALGILSEVQKKRSNVSFSINLSGHTLNADDSLNKIKALLKNHDVDPQALIFEVTETCAIANFESASQFIDEMKWLGCRFSLDDFGSGFCSFSQLKCLPADFVKIDGQFVKGMARGSIDRAIVTAMNDVAHSLGRYTVAEYVESPEILRLLKICGVDHVQGNYVSIPRPHLGIAGV encoded by the coding sequence ATGGTAGTTGAGAGTGTGAAAGAGCGGATACTTCTCGTTGAAGAATCTGCAACTTTAAGATATATCCTTGTTAAAGCATTACAAAAGCAGGGATATGAGCTTATGGCACTGGAAACCTTTGATGCAGCTTATGATGCTCTGGATAGTCAGGCTAATGTCTTTCAGGCCGTCATTATTGGATGGCCAAACTATGATCAACACAAAGAGGTTGATCGTCTTATTGAGTTACTCGAAGGTACCGAACACTTTGAAGTACCTGCTCTAATACTTTCTCATGATGCAGATATAGATGTGCTCAACTGGATGAGTCGTCGACGTTACACAGCTTTGGTGCCCTGGGAAAATTATCAGGAGTCAGTTGCAACCTTACAAAAATTATTAGGACCAGAGACACCTCAGGAGCACAATCATCCGATAAGCTCTCATGAAAACCCAATTCGCATATTGTTTGTAGATGATTCAGTTAGTATTCGGCACTACTATCAGCGTTTATTAAATAGAAATGGTTACATTACTGAAACTGCGAATTCGGTCGATGAGGCATTCGAGGTTGCGTTGAAGAAGCCTTTTGATCTGGCGATTATTGATTATTTCATGCCTGATCTAAATGGTTATGTTTTGTGTCAAAAATTACGTGATGATGAGCGTACATCAAAAATCAGAACAGCCGTAATCACCGGAACCTATCTGGATGAAGTAATAAAAGATTGCCTTCAAGCTGGTGCGGTTGAATGTATGTTCAAAAATGAGGCTGAAGAATTATTTCTTTCCCGTATTGCATCGATGAGCCGTTTTATAGAAGTACAAAACCATATTGAAGCAGAACGTGAGCGACTTGCAGGTATTCTGGAATCTGTTGGTGAAGGTGTTTATGGTGTTGATAATGACGGGCTGGTGACATTTGTTAATCCGGCTGCATTAAATATAATTGGTAAGCTTGAAACAGATAGTGTTATTGGAAAAAAAGCCAAAGATGCATTTCATTACTTTGTAAAAGATGATGTATTAAATCACGACAGATTATATAGAGCTTATGGTAATAGCATTGAGTTGCGTTGTTGGGAAACCGCATTTAAGCATGAGTCAGGAAAACCTGTTCCGGTTGAATGTACTGTTTATCCATTAAATATTCATGGTAGACAGGAAGGTTCAGTTATTGCATTTCGTGATATTTCAGAACGTAAGATGTTAGAAGAAAAGCTACACTGGCAGGCAACACATGATCACTTAACTAAACTTTGTAATCGTCGTTATTTTGAAGATCAATTAGATTCTGAAGTAAGTCGTGTACATTCTGGTGAAGATATGAGTGCGCTTGTTTATCTTGATCTGGATCGTTTCAAGTATCTGAATGATACAGCCGGTCATGATGCTGGTGATAAGTTATTAATAGAAATTTCAAAACTTTTATCAGATAAATTACGAGCAAAAGATACACTTGCACGATTAGGTGGAGATGAATTTGCTATTATTCTTAAAGGTGTTGATGAAGAAAGTGCCGTTATAGTAACGGAAACTTTCCGCAAGGTTCTGGAAAAATTTAATTTCACGTACGGCGGTGAAAATTATAATATTTATGGAAGTTTTGGTGTTGCTATGATGGATATAGCAGATATGACATCAGGTGATGTACTGGCAAATGCAGACATTGCTTGTCACATTGCAAAACGAAGTGGTCGAAATCAATCCCATTTATATGAACAAAGCAGTGATGAAAAGAATGTAATGGGTAGTGAGTTAGGCTGGTCGCAACGCTTGCGTGATGCCATGGATAATAATAAATTTCTATTGCACTTTCAGCCTATACTCGATTTAGGTCTGGTGGATCTAAATCATCTGCCCGCAGAAGATGGTGCGGTATGGAAGCATTATACAAATAATAAAGATAACCAGTTGCACTATGAATTATTATTGAGAATGCAGGGAGACAATGGGGATTTATACTATCCGGATGCATTTATACCGACGGCAGAGCGTTTTAATTTAATGTGCGATGTTGATATGTGGGTGTTAAATAAAGCACTTGGAATACTTTCAGAAGTTCAGAAAAAAAGATCAAACGTATCATTTTCAATTAACCTGTCAGGTCATACATTGAATGCAGATGATAGTTTAAATAAGATTAAAGCATTATTGAAAAATCATGATGTAGATCCACAAGCCTTAATTTTTGAAGTGACTGAAACTTGTGCAATTGCAAACTTTGAATCTGCCAGTCAATTTATAGATGAAATGAAGTGGTTGGGTTGCCGTTTTTCTCTGGATGATTTCGGCTCAGGTTTTTGTTCTTTTTCACAGTTAAAATGCTTACCAGCTGACTTTGTAAAAATTGACGGGCAATTTGTAAAAGGTATGGCTAGAGGGTCTATTGATAGAGCGATTGTTACGGCTATGAATGATGTGGCTCATTCACTTGGGCGTTATACCGTTGCAGAATATGTGGAAAGTCCGGAGATTTTACGACTGCTTAAAATTTGTGGCGTTGATCATGTGCAGGGTAATTATGTTTCTATACCTCGCCCTCATCTCGGAATTGCCGGTGTTTAA
- a CDS encoding gamma carbonic anhydrase family protein, whose product MNNIRPFKNITPTIGENSYIDEAACIIGDVVVGQDCSIWPMVAIRGDVNYIRIGDRTNIQDGSVLHVTHKGPLSPQGGALHIGSNVTVGHGAVIHACTIEDECLIGMGSVVLDGAIIKQGAMVGAGSVVSPGKELEGGYLYVGTPARKARELKQKEKDFLLYSAEHYVKLKNEYL is encoded by the coding sequence ATGAATAACATTAGACCTTTCAAAAATATTACCCCCACAATTGGTGAAAATAGTTACATAGACGAGGCTGCATGTATTATCGGTGATGTGGTCGTCGGACAGGACTGCTCTATATGGCCAATGGTAGCGATTAGAGGGGATGTTAACTATATCCGCATCGGAGACAGAACCAATATACAGGATGGTTCTGTTTTACATGTTACGCATAAGGGACCATTAAGCCCGCAAGGTGGGGCGTTACATATTGGGTCTAATGTAACGGTTGGGCATGGAGCCGTAATACATGCCTGCACTATTGAAGATGAATGTTTAATCGGTATGGGTTCGGTCGTGCTTGATGGTGCCATTATTAAGCAGGGAGCCATGGTAGGTGCAGGTAGTGTGGTATCACCGGGAAAAGAATTAGAGGGCGGATATCTGTATGTAGGTACGCCCGCAAGAAAGGCGCGTGAATTAAAGCAGAAAGAGAAGGATTTTCTGCTTTATTCGGCAGAGCATTATGTCAAATTAAAGAATGAGTATCTTTAA